TCCAGGTGCCGCGCGGGTCGGTGTCCAGCGCGGGGCCGCCCGCCCGGCCGGGGCCGATCTGGGCCCACCGCAGCTGCCGGGTGGACCGCCAGCCGGTGAGCCGGCCGCCGGCCAGCGGGGAGTTGGCGAACGCGGCCAGCAGGACCGCGCCGAGCTGGTGGGCCAGCCACCACCGGCGCACATGACCGAGCGGGCCGGGCTCCTCGTGCCCGGCGTCCAGGCACACCTGCACGGAGGCGGAGGTGCACATCATGTAGCGGCCGGCCGGGCCGCCGCGGTCGAGGCAGGCCTCCATGGCGTCGTACCGCGGCTGCCGCAGGAAGCGGCGCGGCACCTGCCAGGGGTCGTGGCCGAGGCCGACGAGGCCGAGACCGTCCTCACGCAGGACGGCGCGGACGGCGGCGAGGTCGGCGGAGACGGTGTCGACGCACTCCGTCAGGGAGGCGGCGGGGAGCGAACTCAGCTCCAGCTGGCCGCCGGGTTCCACGGTCAGCGCGGACCTCAGGGGCACGGCCCGCAGAGCGGTGTAGACCGCGTCGAGCCGTTCGGGGGAGACGGGGAGCCGCGGCTCGCGCAGCTCGTGGACGAGCCATTCCACCTCGACGCCGAGGCGCGTCGGTGGGCCGGTCTTGAAGCAGATGCCGTGGACCAGCGCCTCGACCTCGGCTTCGGTGGCAGTGGTGCGTGGCCGGGTACAGCCACTTACCGTATCGGACATGTCGGGATCCTCCTGGGGGTTCCATCCATGCCACCGACCCGGTCGTGGTGGGCCGGGTCGGCACACTCGTCCCACCCAAGACCCTCGCGCCGCTCCGCACAAGGGTGCATATCGGGGCGTTTCCGCTCTGCGAACTCCGTGTCCCGTCCGTTTCCGGGGGATTCCCCCGTCGTTCCCCGGCCGGGAAACTCCGTTGCACCGCCCCACCAGCATCACCCAGGATTCCTCCATGAGCACGACGGGGGAGACCGCGCGGCGCGCGGTCATGGCGTCCACGGGGGTGGCGCCATGAGCGCGCGCCTGCGGGGCATCGCACAGCAGACCGAGCAGATCGTGACGGCGGGGGCCTACCGCGCGCCCGACGGGAGCGAGGTGGCGATCGGGGCGGCGGTCGAGGCGGCACGGGCCGGCACGCGGCTGTACGGGCCGGAGCCGGTGGTGGTGCCCGCGTTCACCCCGGTGCGGACGGACTTCGAGGTCACCGGCGAGAGCAGCCTGGAGGCCGCCCACCGCCTCGGCGACGAGGTCGCGGTCCTGAACTTCGCCTCCGCCCGGAACCCCGGCGGCGGCTACCTCAACGGCGCCCAGGCCCAGGAAGAGGCCCTGTGCCGGGCCTCCGCGCTCTACACCTGCCTGCTGCGGGCCCGCGAGTTCTACGACCACCACCGCGCCCACCGCGACCCGTTCTACACGGACCGCGTCATCCACTCGCCGGCCGTCCCCGTCTTCCGCGACGACCGAGGCCGCCTGCTGGATGAGCCGTACACCGCCGGCTTCCTCACGTCCCCCGCGCCCAACGCGGGCGTGGTGCTGCGCACGGCCCCGGAGCGCGCCGCCGGACTGCCCGCCGCCCTGGCCGTGCGCACCGAGCGGGTCCTCGAGACGGCGGCGGCCCAGGGGTACCGGACACTGGTGCTGGGCGCCTGGGGCTGCGGGGTGTTCCGCAACGACCCGGCACAGGTCGCCGGCGCCTTCCGGGCGCTGCTCGGGCCCGGCGGACGCTTCGCGGGCGCCTTCGAGCGGGTCACGTTCGGCATCCTGGACCGCACGCCGGGCGGCACGGTCCGGGAGGCGTTCGCGCGTGCCTTCCCGGAGGGGCGGCGGGGCGGCTCGGGGCCTCAACTCCAGCCGTAGCGCTCCCGCAGCCGCTGCCGGACGAGGTTGAACCGCATCCGGTCCAGAGCGCAGGCCTCACGGCGCATGCCGGCGTCGTGCAGCCGCAGCACCCGGTCCACGTCGACCCAGGAGTCCCGTCCCGACCGGTCCCACGGCCCGCTCCCGATCGGCACCCAGTCGCGGTCCGCGACGTGCGGTTTGCTGGAGAGCGGCACGGCCAGCAGCGTGCCGGCCGCCTCGCGGGCCACGACGAGCACCGGTCGGTCCTTGCCCCGCCCGTCGTTCTCCTCGTAGGGCACCCACGTCCAGACGATCTCGCCGGGATCGGGGTCCCCGTCGTACGCGGGGGAGTACTCGGTACGCACCCGGCCCACGCTCCGGGGGTCGGCCCCGGTGGTGGCGGAGGGGCCGTGGCGGCCGGGAACGGTGTCGTTGCTGAAGGCGCTCACGGCCGTACCGTACGGGACGCGCACGAGCGGCCCGGCGGCCGGTCCGGTCCGGACCGGGCCGGGGATGCGGGCAGGGTGGTCGCGTGGGGATCGGGGCGGGGTGGTCGTGCGGGGATCCGGGCAGGCAGGTCGCGCGGGGATACGGGGAGGTCGTTGCGCGGGATACGGGGAGGTCGTGCGGGGATACGGGGAGGTCGTTGCGCGGGATACGGGGAGGTCGTGCGGGGGTCAGGGCAGGAGACCGCGCGGGCCGGGCCGGCCGGGCCGATGCGCGCCGTCCGCGGCCGGGTGGCAGGCTGATCACCGCACCCCGCGCCGCCCGTGGACCCCGGCCGGCCACCGCACGAGGACAGAAAGCCGACGTCATGACCGACCAGCTCACCGTGAGTGTCCTGGGCACCGGCATCATGGGTGCCGCGATGGCCCGCAACCTCGCCCGCGCCGGACACACCGTCCGCGTCTGGAACCGCAGCCGGGACAAGGCCGAGCCGTTGGCCGCCGACGGCGCGCACGTCGCCGACAGTCCCGAGGAGGCGGTGCGCGGGGCCGACGCCGTCCTCACCATGCTGTACGACGGCCCGGCTGCCCTCGACGTCATGCGACGGGCCGCCCCGGGACTGCGCGCCGGTACCGCGTGGGTGCAGTCGACCACCGCCGGCGTCGACGCGGTCGCCGACCTGGCCGCCTTCGCCCACGAACACGGCCTCGTCTTCTTCGACGCCCCCGTACTGGGCACCCGTCAGCCCGCCGAAGCCGGCCTGCTCCTGGTGCTGGCCGCCGGACCGGCCGCCGCGCGGGACGCGGTGACCCCGGTCTTCGACGCCGTGGGCTCCCGCACCGTGTGGACCGGCGAGGACGGCGCGGCCGGCAGCGCCACCCGGCTGAAGCTGGTGGCCAACAGCTGGGTCCTGGCCGCCACCAACGCGGTCGGTGAGGCGCTCGCGCTCGCCAAGGCACTCGGCGTGGACCCGGACGGCTTCTTCGACGCCATCGCGGGCGGCCCGCTCTTGGGCTACCTGCGGGCCAAGGCCGGCCTGATCCGCGACGGCGCGCTGACACCCGCCCAGTTCGCGGTCACCACCGCCGCGAAGGACGCCCGGCTGATCGTGGAGGCCGCCGAGGCGAACGGCGTCCGTCTGGACGTCGCCGCCGCCGGCGCGGAACGCCTGGCGCGCGCCGCGGCGCAGGGGCACGGCGACGAGGACATGGCGGCGGCGTACTTCGCCAGTTTCGACGAGACGACGTCCGATGCGGGCGGCGCGACGTCCGACGCGGAAGACAAGACGTCCGACTGAGCGCGTCCGGGGTACCGGGTGAGTGGAACGACCGGAACGCCGACGTAGCCTCGGCGCACACCAAGACCAGAGGAGTCCGCATGTCCAAGCCGCCCCTGCCGCCCGAGGCCGTCGACCTGCTGCGCCGGCCGAACCCGTGTGTCATGGCCACCCTCCGCTCGGACGGTGCGCCCGTCTCCACACCCACCTGGTACCTGTGGGAGAACGACGGACGGGTCCTCATCAACTTCGACGAGGGCCGGGTACGGCTGGGGCACGTGCGCCGCGACCCGCGCGTGACCCTCACCGTCCTGGCGGGCGACGACTGGTACACGCACGTCACCCTCATCGGCCGGGTCACGGAGATCAGCGACGACGAGGGCCTCACCGGCATCGACCGACTCTCCACCCACTACACGGGCAACGCCTACCCGAACCGGGACCGGGCCCGGGTCAACGCCTGGGTCGAGGTCGAGCGCTGGCACGGCTGGGGTGCGATGCGAGACAGCGACCAGGCGTCCGGCTGAGCCGCGGCCCGACGGCGCCCGCGGCCACGGACGCCACTCAGTCCCCGTGCCCGGTCGTGGCCACGGTGACGCCGAGACCGATCATCGCCAGGCCGCCCGCCCCGCCGACGGCGGACAGCCTGCGCGGTGAACGGGCGAACCAGTCGCGTGCGCCGGCCGCGAGCAGCCCCCACAGGCTGTCGCAGGCCAGCGCGATGGCGTTGAAGACCAGACCGAGCAGCAGCATCTGCACGGCTGCCCCGCCCCGCTCCCGGTCGACGAACTGCGGCAGCACGGCGGCGAAGAACACGAGGGTCTTGGGGTTGGTCACCCCGACGGCGAACCCCTCCCAGAAGGTGCGCCGCAGGCCTTCACCCCCCTGCGCGTCGTCCGCGAACACGGCCTGCGGACACCGGCGTTCGCGCCACGCCCGCACACCGAGGTGCACCAGGTAGGCGGCGCCCGCCAGCTTCAGCACGGTGAAGACGACGGCCGACCGCTCGACGACCGCCCCGACGCCCAGGGCGACGGCGGCGACGAGGACGTAGGCGCCGAGGGTGTTCCCGGCCACCGTGGTCAGCGCGGCGCGGCGTCCCCGCGCCAGCGCCCTGCCGACCACGAACAGCACGCTGGGACCCGGGACCACGATCAGGAGCAACGACAGCGCCGCGAAGGCGAGCAGACGGTCGGGGGACACCATCGCTCCATGCAAGCACGGGGCGGGCGCGGCGTTCCACGGGATATCACCGGGTATCGACACCCCGGGGGACCTCGCCTAGGATCCACGGCGCGGCATCGCGTGTCGGTCACCGTCCGGGTGAGGCATGGAGGCGCCGCGGAGATGCCCGTGGAGGCATTGACCCGTGTCAGTCGAGTTCAACCACACCATCGTCCACTCCCGGAACAGGGAGAAGTCCGCGCACTTCCTCGCCGGAATCCTGGGGCTGGAGGTCGGCGAACCCGCCGGAGTGTTCCTCCCCGTGACGACCGCCAACGGCGTCACCCTCGATTTCGCCACCGTCGACATCGACATCCCCGTGCAGCACTACGCGTTCCTCGTCTCCGAGGACGAGTTCGACGCGATCCTCGCCCGGCTGGTCGAGGGCGGCATCCCGGTACAGGCCGACCCGCAAGGTCGCCACCCGGGCCGGATCAACCGCAACGACGGGGGCCGGGGCGTGTACTTCAGCGATCCGTCCGGGCACGGCATGGAGGCCTTCACCCGCCCGTACGGAAGTGATCCGTCGTCGCCGCTGAACGGCGTCACACAGGACGTCCCCGGGGCACGCTGACCGGTCGGCGGCGGACCGTTGTCACACCCCCTCCCCATACTGGTGGCCTCAGGGACCTCAGGGAGCGGACGCCGAGGAGGGGGTGGGCATGCGGACGGTGTACAGCGGTGAACTGCACGTCGCCCACGGGCGGTTCCATGTGGACAGCAGACCCACGCGGGACGCTCCGGGCACGACCCCGGCCTGTGCCGGACAGGCCAACGGACTGTGCGGCGCGGCCGTCCCCGGGCACCTCCTCCTCGTCACCGGGCTGCACACCGGCCGGGTCGGTCTGACCGTCGAGGTGCACGGGGCGGCGCCACCGCTCGACGACGGCTGGGAGGACGTGGTGGAGGCGTCCTTCCGGCCGGCCTCCGCCTCGACGGTCGTCCTGCCGCCGGGCGACGGTCCGCTGTGCGCCCTGGACCTGCTCCCGACCGACCACCGGGTGCGCTACTGCGGGCGCGGCATGGACCGGGTCAGGGAGGAGGAGCGCGCCGTACGCGAGGACGGCCCGCCGGTCGACCACTACCTGCTGCAGTTCTGGCCGGCTCCACCCGCCCCGGACCTCGTCGTCCGGCAGACCTCGCACAGCGCCGCGCACCGGCACCGGCACGCCCGCGGCCTGCCGCCACCGCCGAGGCCCGAGGACCGGTCCGCGGCCGAACTTCGCCGGCGGGCGCAGTGGAGCGCGGGCGAGCGGCCCGCACGGGAGCACGCGGAAGCGCTGTCCTGGGGCGGACGGCTGCCCAGTCGCCGCCTGCGCGAGGCCGGCGGCGACGCGCGGGGACTCGCCTCGCTCGACCGCGAGCTGGTCGACGCCGTCGACACGGTGTGTCCGGCCACCCAGCGGGACCTCGCCCGCTGGGCCGCCCGTCGAGCCCTGTCCGTGGCCGGGCTGGACGGTATCGACTGGATCGAGTCCGCGCTGGCGGCGCTGGACCGCGGGGAGCCGCTGCCGGACCCCTTCGACGATCCCCGGCACGCCTGGGACCGGTTCTTCGCCGACGACCGCGTCTTCGGTCCGGCGGCGGACGCGCCGGACGGATGCCGTGGCGACCTGCTGCGACAGGCGATGGCCATGCCCGCGCTGCTCGCCGCGGCCGGGCCGGACCCGTTGAGCGCCGCCCTGGACGCGCTCTTCGCCGCGGCCGTCACCCACGGCACCGACTGCCCCGCCCTGTTCGCGCAGGTCCGCCGCCGGTTCCCCGCGCTGGACCGCGGAACACCGGGGCCCTAGACCGGCGCGTGGTCGTGCCGGGGCAGCAGCAACGGGGTCGCCAGCATGAGCACCCCCGCGAGAGCGATCGCGGCACGCGGCCCGGCGAGGCCGGCCAGCAGGCCCCACAGGGCGGTCAGGGCCGCGGTCGCCAGCTTGCCGCTGACCGTCCAGGCGGACAGGGTGCGGGCGACCCGGTCCGAGGGGGTCAGTTCGAGCCGGCGCGTGGCGAGCACCGGGCCGAACACACCCATGCAGGTGATCAGACCGAACTCGACGACCATCACGAGGACGAGCCCGCCGGTGCCGGGACCGACGAAGGCCAGCCAGACGGGCCAGCACACCCGCAGCACCCCACCGACGACCAGCACCCGGTGCTCCCCGAAGCGGGCCACGAGCCGACGGGCCAGGCGTGACCCGACCAGCCCGCCGACGCACGGCACCGCGAAGGCGAGGCCGTACTGCCACGGCGTGAAACCCAGGTCGCCCAGCATGAGGACGGCGAGCGGCGGCGCGGTCGCCATGATCAGACCGTTGACCAGCAGCGAGTTGAGGAACAGCGGACGCAGGCCCGGGGTGGCGAGGACGTACCGCCACCCCTCCAGCAGGTCACCGGCCCGCAGCCCGGCTGCGCCGTCGGCACGCCGGGGACGCGGCTCCCCGCCGCCGATCGCACGGATGCCCAGGGCCGACAGCAGATGGCTGACCGCGTCGACCGCCACCGTCACCACCGGACCGGCCAGCTGGATCATCACCCCGCCGACCGGCGGCCCGAGCATGGTCGCGGTCCAGGTCGTCGCCTCGAAACGGCCGTTCGCGGCCAGCAGGTCCTCCCGGCGCACCAGTGCCTTGAGACAGGCGCCCGCGGCGGCCCGGAAGGTGATGTCCGCCGCCGCCACGACGACCGACACCACCAGCAGGTGGGCGAAGCCGAGCCGGCCGAACGCGTACGCGACGGGCACACTCAGCAGCACCGCGCACCGCACCAGATCCGTCGCGATCATGACCGGTCGTTTGCGCCGGAACTCCACCCACGGCCCCAGTGGCACCGCCACCAGCGCGCCCACCGCGAGACCGGCCGCGGCCAGCGCCGCCACCCGCGCGGGACCGGCGTCCAGCACCACGACCGCGATCAGCGGAAAGGCGTCGAAGGCGAGCCGCGTGCCCAACGTGCTGACGGCGTACGCGCCCCACAGCCACCCGAACCGCCGCCCCAGCGACCCGCTCCTCGACCCATCCGACTTCGACACGCCCGCCATCCAAGCGAGCGGCGGCCCCCGTGATCAAACAACCGACCGGAGACGGGACACAACCGGCGGTTGTACGCGGGTGGCGCCGCCTTGTCGCGCGGTGGCCGTGCGGGTGGCGCGGCCTCAGCGCTCGGGCACGTGCCCGGCCCGCCGGCGGCCTCAGGCCGGCACGGACCCGGTCTACCGCCTCAGCAGCTCCCGCAGTGCCCCGCTGACCTCGCCGGGTGCCTCCTCCGCCATGAAGTGGCCGCAGTCGACGGTGTCGTGCCGCAGGTCCGGGGCCCAGGCCCGCCACAGCGCGGCGGCGTCGTAGCCGAGGGCGGCGCCCCAGTCCTGCTGGAGGACGGTGACCGGCATGCGCAGCCGGTTGCCACCCTCGCGGTCCGCCCGGTCGTGGGCGACGTCGATGCCGGCCGAGGCCCGGTAGTCGGCCACGATGGACGGCACCGCCTCGCGGGACGCCTTGAGATAGGCGGCGCGGACGTCGGCGGGCAGGGCGTCCGGGTCCCGGGTCCAGACGTCGAGGAAGTGACCGAAGAACGCGTCCGGCGCGGCACCGATCAGCTGCTCCGGCAGCCCGGGCGGCTGCGCCATCAGGTACAGGTGGAAGCCCACGGCGGCGGAGGTGCCGCGCAGGACGTCCCACATGTCCAGGGTCGGCAGCACGTCCAGCGCCGCCAGGTGGGTCACCGCGTCCGGGTGGTCGAGTCCGGCCCGCACCGCGACGAGCGCGCCCCGGTCGTGGCCGGCCAGTGCGAACCGCTCGTGTCCGAGCGCCCGGGCGAGGGCGACGACGTCGGCGGCCATGGTCCGCTTGGCGTAGGCGGTGCCGTCGGGGTCGGCGGGCTTGTCGCTGGCACCGTAGCCGCGCAGGTCGGGGCAGATGACCGTGTGGTCGGCCGCGAGGTCGGCGGCGACGTGCCGCCACATCAGATGGGTCTGCGGAAAGCCGTGCAGCAGCACGACCGGGCTGCCGGAGCCGCCGACGGCCACCCGCAGGGCGACGCCGTCGGCGACCGCGACGCGGTCGTGGGTGAAATCGGGGATGGTCGGTGCCATGGCTGGGCTGCGCCTCTCTGTTCCACGCCGGGTCCGTTCGCCGGCGTGCCGGTGACGTCTTCGAGCCTGCCGGGCGCGAATCAGCAACGGATCAGCACGCGTACCGTGGTGGCCGGGCGGGCGCGGTCTGGAGCGGAGCGGACGGAACATGGAAGCGGTCACGTTCTCAGTGCTCGGACCGGTCACGGCCGAGCGTGCCGGTGACGTGCTCGCGCTCAGGGGCCCTCGGCACCGTGCCGTGCTGGCCCGCCTGCTCGTCGCCCGGCGGCGGGTGGTCCCGCTCGACCGCCTGGTGGCGGACCTGTGGGACGAACCGCCACCGAGGGCCGTCGGCTCCGTACGCACCTTCGTCGGTGACCTGCGCCGCGCCCTGGAACCCGGCCGTCCACCCCGTGCTCCGGCGCGGCTGCTGGTCACCGAGGGCCCCGGATACACGCTGCGCGCGGCGCCGGACGCGGTGGACGCCTGGCGCTTCGAGGAGGCCGTCGCACAGGCGGACCGGATGCCCGCCGCTCGCGCCCCGGACCTGCTCCGGACGGCGCTGGGGGAGTGGCGGGGCCCCGCCTACGCCGAGTTCGGCGGGGCGCAGTGGGCCCGCGGCGAGCGCCTGCGGCTCACCGAACTGCGACTGCGCGCCGTCGAACGCCGGGCGGAACTGCTGGTGGGCCTGGGACGGGCGGCCGAAGCGGTCCCCGACCTGGACGCCCACCTGGCCGAGCACCCCTGGCGCGAGGAGGCCTGGCGGCTGCACGCCCTCGCCCTGTACCGGGCCGGGCGCCAGGCGGACGCCCTCGCGGTGCTGCGCCGGGCCCGCGCGCTGCTGGCCGGGCACCTGGGGGTCGACCCCGGTCCCCGGCTGCGCCGCCTGGAGGCCGACATCCTCGCCCAGGACCCCGGCCTCGACCCGCCCGGCGAACCGGCGGAGGCCGCGGCCCGGCTGTGGGCGCGCGCGACCGAGGCGTACGACCGCGCGGTCGCCGCCGGTGCCCGCGCCCGCCTGGAGTCCACCGTGGGCCTGCTGCGCCACCTCGCCGTGACCGGCGCCGGCGGCCTGGAAGCGGCCCGGGAGCACCGGGCGGCCGCGGTCGCCGCCGCCGAGGAGACCGGCGACGCGGAGCTGACCGCCCGGGTGATCGGCGCCTACGACGTGCCCGCCAACTGGACCCGCAGCGACGACCCCGAACCGGCCCGGCGGATCGTCGCGGCCGCCGAGCGCACCCTCGCCGCCCTGCCGGACGACACCACCGCCGACGCGGCGCGCTGCCGGCTGCTCGCCACCATCGCCCTGGAGTCCCGGGGCGTCCGCTCCCCGCGCGGCCCCCGAGCGGCGGACGAGGCCGAGCGGATCGCCCGCCGCCTGGACGACCCCGCGCTCCTCGCCTTCGCCCTCAACGGTCTGTTCATGCAGTCCTGCACCACCGCCGGACTGGCCCCGCGCCGGGACGCGATCGGCGCCGAACTCATCGCGCTCGCCGCCCGGCACGGCCTGGTCAACCACGAGGTGCTCGGCCGTCTGATCCGCCTCCAGGCCCGCTCCGCCCTCGCCGACTTCACCTCCGCGGACGAGCACGCCGCCGCCGCGGACCACCTGGCCGAACGGCATGAACGGCCGCTCGTGGGCGTCTTCACCGAGGGGTACCGGGCCCTGCGCCGGGCAGCCGACGGCAGCCCGTACGAGAGCGCGGAGGCCGCCTACCGGTCCGCCGCCGCGCGGCTCGACGGCGCCGGGATGCCGGGTCTGGCATGCGGCCTGCCGCCCCTCGCGCTGCTCGGCCTGCGACTGGCCCACGGCAGGCCGGCGGACGTGGACCCGCTCGCGGACTGGGGACCGTACCGGCCCTGGGCCGCGCCCTTCGCCCTCCTGGACGAGGGGCGTGACGCCGAGGCCCGGGCCGCTCTGGACGCCCTCGCGGAGCCACCTCCCGACCTCCTCTACGAGGCGCTGTGCTGTGCCGAGGCCGCGCTCGCCCTCCGGCTCGATGATCGCCCGGCCCTGGAGCGGACGTACCGGCGGCTGCTGCCCGCCTCCGGTCAACTCGCCGGCGCCGGCAGCGGGTTGCTCACCTTCGGGCCGGTCGACGGATGGCTCGCCGAGATCCGCGCGGCACTCGGCCCGTGACCGCACCACCGGGGGCCGCGCCCGCTCGCGAAGTCCGGCCGGGCGGACCGGCGAGGGACCGCGGCGCCGGAGGCCGGTCCGGCGGTTGTCCCCGCGCGTGCCGGGTACCCGCCGGGCATGGAGTGGCAGCAGGTGCAGGAGGGGCCGTCCGCGGTGTACGTGGTGGTGCTCGACCCCGGCGAGGACGCCGTCGCCGAGCTCACCGCCTTCGCCCGGGACCGGTCTCTCGGGGCGTCCCAGGTGACCGCCGTGGGCGCCTTCTCGGAGGCCGTGGTCGGCTGGTTCGACCGGGAGACCAGGGACTACCGGCGCATTCCCGTCGAGGAGCAGTGCGAGGTGCTGTCGCTGCTCGGGGACATCGCCGTCGGCGACGACGGGCCCACCCCGCACCTGCACGCCGTACTGGGCCTGTCCGACGGCTCCACCCGCGGTGGCCACCTGCTGTCCGGCCGGGTCTGGCCGACGCTGGAGGTCGTCGTACGGGACAGCCCCGCCGAACTGGCCAAGACCCACCGCCCCGACATCGGCCTGGCCCTGATCGACCTCGGCTGAGCCGGCCGCCGCGGAGCGGTGCACGGCCAGGAAGCGGACCGCGGGGCCCGTACGAAAGCCGGGCCGACACCCTCGTCGGACGCGGCACGAGGGGACGGAGGAAGCGACATGGCTCCCCAGGCAGGAACCCGCGGCACCGGCACGGAGGACCGCCGAGCCGCCACCCGCACCGCACGGCTGCGCAGCCGGATCCC
This region of Streptomyces ambofaciens ATCC 23877 genomic DNA includes:
- the egtA gene encoding ergothioneine biosynthesis glutamate--cysteine ligase EgtA; translation: MSDTVSGCTRPRTTATEAEVEALVHGICFKTGPPTRLGVEVEWLVHELREPRLPVSPERLDAVYTALRAVPLRSALTVEPGGQLELSSLPAASLTECVDTVSADLAAVRAVLREDGLGLVGLGHDPWQVPRRFLRQPRYDAMEACLDRGGPAGRYMMCTSASVQVCLDAGHEEPGPLGHVRRWWLAHQLGAVLLAAFANSPLAGGRLTGWRSTRQLRWAQIGPGRAGGPALDTDPRGTWTRHVLDAPVMCVRRDGGPWDVPEGLTFREWIRSGRPRPPTLEDLDYHLTTLFPPVRPRGHLELRMIDAQPGDDGWRVPLAVTAALFDDPEATETAYRAVKPLTERTLGRPAPHNPLYEDAARDALTDPELREAAVTCFEAALAALPRLGATTEVTDAVAGHLERYVRRGRCPADDLLDMPDGASRGPHGRETRP
- a CDS encoding TIGR02452 family protein; this translates as MSARLRGIAQQTEQIVTAGAYRAPDGSEVAIGAAVEAARAGTRLYGPEPVVVPAFTPVRTDFEVTGESSLEAAHRLGDEVAVLNFASARNPGGGYLNGAQAQEEALCRASALYTCLLRAREFYDHHRAHRDPFYTDRVIHSPAVPVFRDDRGRLLDEPYTAGFLTSPAPNAGVVLRTAPERAAGLPAALAVRTERVLETAAAQGYRTLVLGAWGCGVFRNDPAQVAGAFRALLGPGGRFAGAFERVTFGILDRTPGGTVREAFARAFPEGRRGGSGPQLQP
- a CDS encoding type II toxin-antitoxin system PemK/MazF family toxin, whose translation is MSAFSNDTVPGRHGPSATTGADPRSVGRVRTEYSPAYDGDPDPGEIVWTWVPYEENDGRGKDRPVLVVAREAAGTLLAVPLSSKPHVADRDWVPIGSGPWDRSGRDSWVDVDRVLRLHDAGMRREACALDRMRFNLVRQRLRERYGWS
- a CDS encoding NAD(P)-dependent oxidoreductase, with amino-acid sequence MTDQLTVSVLGTGIMGAAMARNLARAGHTVRVWNRSRDKAEPLAADGAHVADSPEEAVRGADAVLTMLYDGPAALDVMRRAAPGLRAGTAWVQSTTAGVDAVADLAAFAHEHGLVFFDAPVLGTRQPAEAGLLLVLAAGPAAARDAVTPVFDAVGSRTVWTGEDGAAGSATRLKLVANSWVLAATNAVGEALALAKALGVDPDGFFDAIAGGPLLGYLRAKAGLIRDGALTPAQFAVTTAAKDARLIVEAAEANGVRLDVAAAGAERLARAAAQGHGDEDMAAAYFASFDETTSDAGGATSDAEDKTSD
- a CDS encoding PPOX class F420-dependent oxidoreductase; the encoded protein is MSKPPLPPEAVDLLRRPNPCVMATLRSDGAPVSTPTWYLWENDGRVLINFDEGRVRLGHVRRDPRVTLTVLAGDDWYTHVTLIGRVTEISDDEGLTGIDRLSTHYTGNAYPNRDRARVNAWVEVERWHGWGAMRDSDQASG
- a CDS encoding LysE family translocator, whose protein sequence is MVSPDRLLAFAALSLLLIVVPGPSVLFVVGRALARGRRAALTTVAGNTLGAYVLVAAVALGVGAVVERSAVVFTVLKLAGAAYLVHLGVRAWRERRCPQAVFADDAQGGEGLRRTFWEGFAVGVTNPKTLVFFAAVLPQFVDRERGGAAVQMLLLGLVFNAIALACDSLWGLLAAGARDWFARSPRRLSAVGGAGGLAMIGLGVTVATTGHGD
- a CDS encoding VOC family protein, with protein sequence MSVEFNHTIVHSRNREKSAHFLAGILGLEVGEPAGVFLPVTTANGVTLDFATVDIDIPVQHYAFLVSEDEFDAILARLVEGGIPVQADPQGRHPGRINRNDGGRGVYFSDPSGHGMEAFTRPYGSDPSSPLNGVTQDVPGAR
- a CDS encoding MFS transporter, which gives rise to MAGVSKSDGSRSGSLGRRFGWLWGAYAVSTLGTRLAFDAFPLIAVVVLDAGPARVAALAAAGLAVGALVAVPLGPWVEFRRKRPVMIATDLVRCAVLLSVPVAYAFGRLGFAHLLVVSVVVAAADITFRAAAGACLKALVRREDLLAANGRFEATTWTATMLGPPVGGVMIQLAGPVVTVAVDAVSHLLSALGIRAIGGGEPRPRRADGAAGLRAGDLLEGWRYVLATPGLRPLFLNSLLVNGLIMATAPPLAVLMLGDLGFTPWQYGLAFAVPCVGGLVGSRLARRLVARFGEHRVLVVGGVLRVCWPVWLAFVGPGTGGLVLVMVVEFGLITCMGVFGPVLATRRLELTPSDRVARTLSAWTVSGKLATAALTALWGLLAGLAGPRAAIALAGVLMLATPLLLPRHDHAPV
- a CDS encoding alpha/beta fold hydrolase, whose translation is MAPTIPDFTHDRVAVADGVALRVAVGGSGSPVVLLHGFPQTHLMWRHVAADLAADHTVICPDLRGYGASDKPADPDGTAYAKRTMAADVVALARALGHERFALAGHDRGALVAVRAGLDHPDAVTHLAALDVLPTLDMWDVLRGTSAAVGFHLYLMAQPPGLPEQLIGAAPDAFFGHFLDVWTRDPDALPADVRAAYLKASREAVPSIVADYRASAGIDVAHDRADREGGNRLRMPVTVLQQDWGAALGYDAAALWRAWAPDLRHDTVDCGHFMAEEAPGEVSGALRELLRR
- a CDS encoding AfsR/SARP family transcriptional regulator; this encodes MEAVTFSVLGPVTAERAGDVLALRGPRHRAVLARLLVARRRVVPLDRLVADLWDEPPPRAVGSVRTFVGDLRRALEPGRPPRAPARLLVTEGPGYTLRAAPDAVDAWRFEEAVAQADRMPAARAPDLLRTALGEWRGPAYAEFGGAQWARGERLRLTELRLRAVERRAELLVGLGRAAEAVPDLDAHLAEHPWREEAWRLHALALYRAGRQADALAVLRRARALLAGHLGVDPGPRLRRLEADILAQDPGLDPPGEPAEAAARLWARATEAYDRAVAAGARARLESTVGLLRHLAVTGAGGLEAAREHRAAAVAAAEETGDAELTARVIGAYDVPANWTRSDDPEPARRIVAAAERTLAALPDDTTADAARCRLLATIALESRGVRSPRGPRAADEAERIARRLDDPALLAFALNGLFMQSCTTAGLAPRRDAIGAELIALAARHGLVNHEVLGRLIRLQARSALADFTSADEHAAAADHLAERHERPLVGVFTEGYRALRRAADGSPYESAEAAYRSAAARLDGAGMPGLACGLPPLALLGLRLAHGRPADVDPLADWGPYRPWAAPFALLDEGRDAEARAALDALAEPPPDLLYEALCCAEAALALRLDDRPALERTYRRLLPASGQLAGAGSGLLTFGPVDGWLAEIRAALGP
- a CDS encoding PPC domain-containing DNA-binding protein, with protein sequence MEWQQVQEGPSAVYVVVLDPGEDAVAELTAFARDRSLGASQVTAVGAFSEAVVGWFDRETRDYRRIPVEEQCEVLSLLGDIAVGDDGPTPHLHAVLGLSDGSTRGGHLLSGRVWPTLEVVVRDSPAELAKTHRPDIGLALIDLG